The nucleotide sequence CAGTGTCTCGTATATCTTTCGTGAAACATTagtaataactaatatattaattatacctATAAAAATcttggaaataaattaaatgttgaaTACATTTACATCTGATAGCTGAATAGAATTACACGCAAAATCATCGTAACCACTTTAATTGAATGCAATCGCAATGCGATCGAACAATCAAAAtcttatcttaaatatatgtatacatatacatatgtacagtTAAGATGTCTATTTTGATatcaagaagaaaaatataatcataaatcTCTTTAAGAGATCCTCATAAATACTTTATTGAATGTAAACTAGAtgctatatttatatgcatcgTACATGTATGATAtctgagagaaagagagataaactTATCTCTCGTTAAACTATTTCATTCGTTTCACTTGAAAATGTCATTGTCATTGTCAATGTCAATCAGATTAGATTTATTTCGTCTGATATACTTATGCAATATCTTAATAGAATATCCAATAATTAAAACCGCTTGTTGATTGTGATCAATATTCGTGAAACAGAAATCGATACGAGTTCGATATCAAATCGAACATATCGTAGCTTATAATAGGTATATCGCTATATCGTACGTTACAAATCAACCGTCACAATTGATTGCAAAACATTTCCATCAGAATTTTGCAAGATTCGCAtgccaaaattattttaaattattttaataagtagaCGACTAAAATTAGGAGCGACGACTTTTTTAAGTTCGTTTGGCTCGCACCGATCTCACGAATTTACGAATTTTTACGAATATTGATGAACCACGTGTTTAACTTAGCCAGATATTCGATAAACGGGTAGAGATAAGATGAAAATAATCGTGAAACTGTCTTTTTTTAACCAGCGGTATCTCGGGCATAATCGGCATAACCGGCATAACGATATTAACGATATTAATGATTCCTCTcgaaagcaatttttttaaaagagtcATAGTCACGCGGTCAATACGGTCAATCGGCTCAACACTTGGTTTACAAAGCCTTAAGGCATTTGGTAGCGGCCAATCTGACCTCCGTGATCTGCGAGATCGCGGTcgaataaacattatacagGCAATTATTTCCCtgcaaaaagatattattagaCGCTGACTCGGCGGTGAGTTTGGCGGAATTTGCTTTGTTCTGCAAGTCTCTCACGGCGATATTGGCTGTCGACAGCTTGAGGGCGACGCATCTCTGCATTTGGAAAATGTCATTACTGAAGCAGTTTGGGAAGATGCTGTCCAATTCTATTATCAGCGTACGTCCGGTCTGTGAGAAAAGTGACATAAATAGAACTCTTGCCGTAtgcctttttttaattaacactCAGCGAAGAGCCAAGTATGCgataattatcgtaaaaatcTACCGTGATAAGGTTGTTGATAAAATCAAGTTCGCTCTTGATGGAGCTCTCAGCAG is from Temnothorax longispinosus isolate EJ_2023e chromosome 10, Tlon_JGU_v1, whole genome shotgun sequence and encodes:
- the LOC139820628 gene encoding uncharacterized protein isoform X2 is translated as MRLATTVNANPLDSLRTGVQRSKKQVQDIIEQLERLQSNIAHDTIFKIKNIWIGQRQRLNDYSNPIIDAIRKEVEAAKAEGKNAQPCYDTASNSLKNIWDLASSDAQRQCVDTAESSIKSELDFINNLITTGRTLIIELDSIFPNCFSNDIFQMQRCVALKLSTANIAVRDLQNKANSAKLTAESASNNIFLQGNNCLYNVYSTAISQITEVRLAATKCLKAL